One window from the genome of Bufo bufo chromosome 4, aBufBuf1.1, whole genome shotgun sequence encodes:
- the SLITRK3 gene encoding SLIT and NTRK-like protein 3: protein MKPSPAESRLNGRMLWIILLSTIALAWTTPIPLIEDSEEIDEPCFDPCYCEVKESLFHIYCENKGFTNISQISESWSRPFKLYLQRNLMRKLYTNSFLHLNNAVSINLGNNALQDIQAGAFNGLKVLKRLYLHENKLDIFRNDTFMGLESLEYLQADYNVIKRIESGAFRNLNKLRVLILNDNHIPLLPTNLFKSVSLTHLDLRGNRLKILSYKGMLDHIGRSLMEIQLAENPWNCTCEIVQLKSWLERIPYTVLVGDITCESPFHFHGKDLRDIKRDKLCPLLSESEVEASLGIPQLPSSRENTWPTKPSSMLSSFHVTASSVEYKTSNKQPTTTKQPRAPKPPPTPRGLYPGPNQPPIAGYQTRPPIPIICPTGCSCSLHINDLGLTVNCKEKGIHNISELLPRPLNAKKLYLSGNLIQKIYRSDFWNFSSLDLLHLGNNRISYVQEGAFINLPNLKSLYLNGNDIERLTPGMFRGLQSLNYLYFEYNMIREIQPAAFSLMPNLKLLFLNDNLLRTLPTDAFAGTSLARLNLRNNHFLYLPVAGVLEHLNAIVQIDLKQNPWDCSCDIVPLKQWIDTISSVIVVGEVLCKSPENLTHKDLKSIEMEVLCPEMLHATISSALPVVPTTSSVLDYSTPGGAIPLSVLILSLLILFFSAVFVAAGLFAFVLRRRKKLPFRKRQEVDLTGLQMQCRIFEDRPNNSPEKAPGHVYDYIPHPVTQMCNNPIYKPREEEMGDEFSETKENNTNYRTLIEKENEWTMAVSNSQLNTIVTVNQSGEVPSFHENGIIFPGIIDRERPAPTVGFVDCIYGTVPKLKELHVHPPGMQYPDLQQDARLKETLLFSAGKGFSDQTQSEYLELRAKLQTKPDYLEVLEKNTYRF from the coding sequence ATGAAACCATCTCCAGCAGAAAGTCGTCTAAATGGACGTATGTTGTGGATAATTCTTTTAAGCACAATTGCTCTAGCGTGGACTACACCAATACCCTTGATTGAGGATTCAGAGGAAATAGATGAACCATGCTTTGATCCTTGCTACTGTGAAGTGAAGGAGAGCCTTTTCCACATTTATTGTGAAAATAAAGGATTTACAAATATCAGCCAGATTTCAGAATCTTGGTCTCGACCCTTTAAACTCTACCTTCAGAGAAATTTGATGAGAAAATTGTACACAAACAGTTTTCTTCATTTGAACAATGCCGTGTCCATTAATCTCGGGAACAATGCACTGCAGGACATTCAGGCAGGAGCCTTTAATGGTCTGAAAGTTCTGAAGAGGCTTTACTTGCACGAAAACAAACTTGACATTTTTAGAAATGACACTTTCATGGGGCTGGAAAGCTTGGAGTATCTACAAGCAGACTATAACGTAATTAAGAGGATTGAGAGTGGGGCCTTTAGAAATCTAAATAAGCTGAGGGTATTAATTCTCAATGATAACCATATTCCCTTGCTTCCAACAAATTTATTCAAGTCTGTGTCTTTAACGCACTTGGACTTGCGTGGAAACCGATTAAAGATCCTTTCTTACAAAGGTATGTTGGATCATATAGGCAGAAGCCTTATGGAAATCCAGCTAGCAGAGAATCCTTGGAACTGTACGTGTGAGATCGTGCAGTTGAAAAGCTGGCTGGAGCGTATTCCTTATACTGTGCTGGTTGGGGACATTACATGTGAAAGCCCCTTTCACTTTCATGGCAAAGATCTACGGGATATAAAACGAGACAAACTTTGCCCCTTGTTATCGGAAAGTGAGGTTGAGGCTAGCTTGGGTATACCCCAGCTACCATCCAGCAGAGAAAATACATGGCCTACTAAGCCATCTTCCATGTTGTCATCCTTTCATGTCACTGCTTCTTCTGTGGAGTACAAGACATCAAATAAGCAACCCACTACTACCAAGCAGCCCAGAGCTCCAAAACCTCCACCGACACCAAGAGGCCTTTATCCAGGTCCAAATCAACCTCCAATAGCTGGCTACCAGACTAGACCACCGATACCAATTATCTGCCCAACTGGATGTTCATGCAGTTTGCATATCAATGATTTGGGATTGACTGTAAATTGTAAAGAGAAAGGAATCCACAATATTTCAGAACTGCTGCCTAGACCTCTCAATGCCAAGAAGCTTTACTTGAGTGGTAACTTAATACAGAAAATCTACAGGTCTGACTTTTGGAATTTTTCTTCTTTGGATTTATTGCACCTTGGGAATAACCGAATATCTTATGTCCAGGAAGGAGCCTTTATCAATCTCCCTAACTTGAAAAGCTTGTATTTGAATGGGAATGACATAGAAAGGCTGACGCCTGGCATGTTCAGGGGTTTACAGAGTTTGAATTATTTATATTTCGAGTATAACATGATAAGGGAGATCCAACCTGCTGCTTTCAGTCTAATGCCAAATTTGAAGTTGCTATTTCTCAATGACAATCTGCTGAGAACACTCCCAACTGATGCTTTTGCAGGCACTTCACTGGCAAGGCTAAATCTCAGAAACAACCACTTTCTTTACCTTCCTGTGGCTGGAGTCCTGGAGCACCTTAATGCCATTGTGCAGATTGATCTGAAGCAGAACCCATGGGATTGTTCCTGTGACATCGTCCCTCTTAAACAGTGGATAGACACCATCAGCTCTGTCATTGTGGTTGGAGAAGTCTTGTGTAAAAGCCCTGAGAATCTGACACACAAGGATCTAAAGTCAATTGAAATGGAAGTGTTGTGTCCCGAAATGCTACATGCTACCATATCTTCTGCTTTACCTGTGGTGCCCACAACCTCTTCAGTGCTTGATTACAGCACCCCAGGGGGTGCAATTCCACTGTCAGTTCTCATACTCAGTCTCCTAATACTCTTCTTCTCGGCAGTTTTTGTGGCTGCAGGCCTTTTTGCTTTTGTGCTGAGAAGGCGCAAGAAACTACCTTTCCGAAAAAGACAAGAGGTTGATTTGACTGGCCTTCAAATGCAATGTAGAATTTTTGAGGATAGACCAAATAACTCTCCAGAGAAGGCtcctggccatgtgtatgactaCATCCCACATCCAGTAACCCAGATGTGTAACAATCCCATCTACAAACCTAGAGAGGAAGAGATGGGGGACGAATTTtctgaaacaaaagaaaataacACCAATTACAGGACCTTAATAGAAAAAGAGAATGAGTGGACCATGGCAGTGTCAAACTCTCAGCTTAATACAATAGTTACTGTCAATCAGAGTGGGGAAGTACCAAGTTTTCATGAAAATGGGATAATCTTTCCTGGTATAATTGACCGGGAACGGCCagctcccacagtggggtttgtgGACTGCATTTATGGCACAGTACCCAAATTAAAGGAGCTACATGTACACCCCCCTGGCATGCAATACCCTGATTTACAGCAGGACGCCAGATTAAAAGAAACCCTACTTTTCTCAGCTGGAAAGGGGTTTTCAGACCAAACCCAAAGTGAATACCTCGAGTTAAGGGCCAAACTCCAAACGAAGCCGGATTACCTCGAAGTCCTGGAAAAAAACACATATAGATTCTAA